In Cutaneotrichosporon cavernicola HIS019 DNA, chromosome: 1, one DNA window encodes the following:
- a CDS encoding uncharacterized protein (ABC transporter transmembrane region), with product MVGINEKIDVIKARHNTKEQDDASLATNKDSDGEDGKKETHNAENGEDEHMRLRDMKGEYSYHKRDHWWQLWRPSKPPPPPPESFADAPELPLAKANFLSVLTFHWVSPLMRLGYQRPLQATDLWRVDPSREADYMSTKFLNNLENRQAKAKAWNESLPTAKPPLHKRVRWAAKSLRPLPDEAKKYESGAGYGARRAAFEAEWRADSGKKHGSIAGALNEAFPRYWLGGLFKLVADEAQLMAPLLIKEIIRFSQATYAAKRGVGEKPHIGRGIGLAFGLLLLSMVQSVCQHQFFFRSMTHGALFRATLISATYKRALRLSVGARRTHPNGTLMAYLSSDISRIDYCAHWFHVMWTAPIQLAVTLILLCLQIGPSAIVGFVVFVILAPVQTYFMRTSFKVRKGSMKWTDGRSKLLSELLASMQIIKAFCYELPFLKRLAFVRGQEMTAVRKLLFIRAGNQALAYSVPVMAAVLSFVTYSSTHENMDPALIFTSLAYFNLLRQPLMFLPRALSTLADAQAAVLRLESLFEAPLMDEKELINPDLDVAIRAKNATFQWATVLEPETVDKESGVGGRGGRGGVRGGRGGRGGKVGGRGKRATETKMEQKNDSEEKEPFMVQNLSLEISRGQLVAIVGPVGAGKSSILQGLLGEMRHISGTAEFGGRLGYCQQTAWIQNATLRDNVLFGQRWDEARYWECIRRACLLPDLEILPDGDLTEIGEKGVNLSGGQKQRVNIARALYFDADTVLFDDPLSAVDAHVGRLLFNEAVMGLRAAGKTVVLVTHALHFLPQVDYVYMIQHGHVVEEGTYDALLASEGPFRRLVKEFGGTDAKQEEDGREEGAIEEAPVDTADAEAKAHEKFMGCTKAAGTGKLEGRLMTSEVRKTGRVGGKVYGAYLRAGNATWMLPPALLFAAAMQAGSVLSTVWLTWWEADTFGRSTAFYQGMYAMLGLAATIFIFGLGVTMGVMAYFASRNLYGGAVRNVFFAPMSFFDTQPLGRIMGVFGKDIDIIDNQLPDSLRLQVFTLLSLIGSVVIITVYFHYFIAIIFVVGVGYWYFAQFYRTSAREVKRLDSMLRSLLYSHFSESLSGLATIRAYGETDRFVRDNCYYMDLEDRAYILTSSNQRWLAVRLDFLGALLVFAVAIMSVAGGTGLSASQIALCLTYMTQITQILGMVTRQSAEVENNMNAVERIQLYAGRGIPQEAAYEVKDDPPPEWPTQGAVTFDDVVMSYRKGLQPVLKGISARFEHGEKVGIIGRTGAGKTSITVALFRLAELTSGRVTVDGVDVSSIGLKRLRSAIAIIPQDPVLFSGTLRTNLDPFDEHTDAELHDAMGRACLLEEEASRRFTLDMAIDDEGSNLSIGERSLVSLARALVKDARIVVLDEATAAVDLETDAKIQQTIRREFGHKTLLCIAHRLRTILSWDRILVMDAGQIVDFDTPLELYDRGGHFRSMCERSSITREEIERARQEETFS from the exons ATGGTCGGGATCAACGAGAAGATTGATGTTATCAAGGCCCGACACAACACAAAGGAGCAGGACGATGCCTCATTGGCTACCAATAAGGACAGCGATGGCGAAGATGGGAAGAAAGAGACGCACAACGCGGAGAAcggggaggacgagcatATGCGTTTACGCGATATGAAGGGCGAGTACAGCTACCACAAGCGAGATCACTGGTG GCAACTATGGAGACCTTCCAAgccccctcctccgccgccagAGTCGTTCGCCGACGCACCGGAACTGCCGCTGGCCAAGGCTAATTTCCTTTCGGTGCTCACATTCCAT tggGTGTCGCCTCTGATGCGGTTGGGGTATCAGCGGCCATTGCAGGCGACTGATTTATGGCGGGTCGATCCATCgcgcgagg ccgATTACATGTCAACCAAGTTCCTCAACAACCTCGAGAACCGACAGGCGAAGGCCAAGGCGTGGAACGAATCGCTGCCAACCGCCAAGCCACCACTGCACAAACGCGTGCGCTGGGCGGCCAAGTCGCTCCGTCCCCTGCCAGACGAGGCGAAGAAGTacgagagcggcgcggggTACGGCGCCAGGCGGGCGGCCTTCGAGGCTGAATGGCGCGCCGACAGTGGGAAAAAGCACGGCTCGATTGCTGGCGCGCTCAACGAGGCTTTTCCCAGGTACTGGCTGGGTGGGCTGTTCAAACTcgttgccgacgaggcgcagcTCATGGCCCCGCTGCTCATCAAGGAGATCATCCGTTTTAGTCAAGCGACATACGCTGCCAAGCGCGGGGTTGGAGAGAAGCCGCACATTGGTCGTGGGATTGGGCTGGCATTCGGGTTACTCCTGCTGAGCATGGTCCAGAGTGTGTGCCAGCACCAGTTCTTCTTCCGGTCCATGACGCACGGCGCCTTGTTCCGCGCAACTCTGATTAGCGCTACATACAAACGTGCACTCAGACTCAGCGTGGGCGCACGGCGCACCCACCCGAACGGCACGCTCATGGCGTACCTCTCCAGCGACATTAGCCGGATTGACTACTGTGCTCACTGGTTCCACGTCATGTGGACCGCACCGATCCAGCTCGCAGTCACGCTTATCCTCCTGTGTCTGCAGATCGGACCAAGTGCCATCGTTGGCTTCGTCGTTTtcgtcatcctcgcgcCTGTCCAGACATACTTTATGCGCACGAGCTTCAAGGTTCGCAAGGGATCTATG AAATGGACAGACGGCCGCTCCAAGCTTCTCTCGGAGCTGCTCGCGAGTATGCAGATCATAAAGGCATTCTGCTACGAGTTGCCTTTCCTGAAAC gccTGGCCTTCGTGCGCGGGCAGGAGATGACAGCGGTGCGCAAGTTATTGTTCATCCGCGCGGGCAACCAGGCGCTCGCGTATAGCGTCCCGGTCATGGCGGCCGTGCTGTCCTTCGTGACGTACTCGAGCACGCACGAGAACATGGACCCCGCGCTCATTTTCACGTCGCTCGCCTACTTCAATCTCCTGCGACAGCCACTCATGTTCCTCCCTCGCGCACTGTCAACGTTGGCAGACGCACAAGCTGCCGTGCTCCGCCTCGAAAGCTTGTTTGAGGCGCCGTTAATGGACGAGAAGGAACTGATCAATCCCGACTTGGACGTGGCTATCCGTGCCAAGAACGCGACGTTCCAGTGGGCCACTGTGCTCGAACCGGAGACTGTCGACAAGGAGAGTGGCGTCGGGGGAAGGGGCGGAAGAGGTGGCGTAAGAGGTGGcaggggaggaaggggcgGTAAGGTGGGGGGGAGAGGCAAGCGGGCCACAGAAACCAAGATGGAACAGAAGaacgacagcgaggagaaggaacCGTTCATGGTGCAGAATCTCAGCCTCGAGATTTCGCGCGGACAGCTCGTTGCGATCGTGGGGCCCGTCGGCGCGGGCAAGTCGAGCATTCTCCAGGGT ctcctTGGTGAAATGCGGCATATCTCTGGCACAGCAGAGTTCGGTGGCCGCCTAGGATATTGTCAGCAGACTGCGTGGATTCAGAACGCGACGCTGCGGGACAACGTCCTCTTTGGTCAGCGCTGGGACGAGGCGCGCTACTGGGAGTGTATCCGGCGTGCGTGCCTCCTTCCCGACCTTGAGATCCTGCCTGACGGCGACCTGACCGAGATTGGCGAGAAGGGCGTCAACCTTTCCGGCGGGCAGAAGCAACGCGTGAACattgcgcgcgcgctgtACTTTGACGCGGACACTGTGCTGTTCGACGACCCGCTGAgcgcggtcgacgcgcACGTCGGCAGACTGCTGTTCAACGAGGCAGTCATGGGCCTGCGAGCGGCAGGCAAGAccgtcgtgctcgtcacACATGCGCTCCACTTCCTCCCCCAGGTCGACTACGTGTACATGATCCAGCATGGGCATGTGGTTGAAGAGGGGACGTACGATGCGCtcttggcgagcgagggCCCGTTCCGGCGGCTCGTGAAAGAGTTCGGCGGCACGGACGCCAAgcaggaagaggacggccgggaagagggggccatcgaggaggctcctgtcgacacggccgacgccgaggccaaggcgcaTGAGAAATTCATGGGTTGTACTAAGGCGGCTGGTACAGGCAAGCTTGAAGGCCGGCTCATGACGTCTGAGGTGCGCAAGACCGGCCGCGTCGGGGGCAAGGTGTATGGCGCGTACCTCCGTGCCGGCAATGCGACTTGGATGCTCCCGCCGGCCCTACTTTTCGCTGCCGCCATGCAGGCTGGCAGCGTGCTCAGCACAGTGTGGCTCACCTGGTGGGAGGCAGACACGTTCGGCAGGAGCACAGCTTTCTACCAGGGCATGTACGCGATGCTGGGTCTGGCCGCGACGATATTTAtcttcggcctcggtgtTACCATGGGCGTGATGGCCTACTTTGCCAGCCGGAACCTGTACGGCGGCGCAGTGCGGAACGTATTCTTCGCCCCGATGAGTTTCTTCGACACCCAGCCCCTGGGCCGCATCATGGGTGTGTTCGGTAAGGACATTGACATAATCGACAACCAGCTCCCCGACAGCCTGCGGCTGCAGGTATTCACGCTCCTTTCGCTCATCGGCTCGGTCGTAATCATCACAGTCTACTTCCACTACTTTATCGCCATCATCTTCGTCGTAGGGGTTGGATACTGGTACTTTGCGCAGTTCTACCGCACAAGCGCGCGCGAAgtcaagcgcctcgactCGATGCtccgctccctcctctACTCGCACTTCTCCGAGAGTCTCTCGGGTCTGGCCACCATCAGGGCGTACGGCGAGACTGACCGCTTCGTCCGCGACAACTGCTACTACATGGACCTCGAAGACCGCGCGTACATCCTCACATCGAGTAATCAGCGCTGGCTTGCTGTGCGCCTCGACTTCCTCGGTGCGCTGCTGGTGTTTGCGGTCGCGATTATGAGTGTTGCAGGCGGAACAGGACTGAGCGCGTCCCAAATCGCCCTCTGTCTAACGTACATGACGCAAATCACCCAGATCCT GGGCATGGTGACGCGACAGAGCGCTGAGGTCGAGAATAACATGAACGCTGTCGAGCGAATCCAGCTCTATGCCGGGCGCGGAATTCCGCAAGAGGCCGCGTACGAGGTGAAGGACGATCCGCCACCGGAGTGGCCGACACAAGGCGCTGTCACAtttgacgacgtcgtcatgTCGTACCGCAAGGGCCTGCAACCGGTCCTCAAGGGAAT TTCCGCCCGCTTCGAGCACGGCGAGAAGGTCGGCATCATCGGGCGCACGGGCGCTGGCAAGACATCCATCACCGTCGCTCTgttccgcctcgccgaacTCACTTCGGGCCGCGTCACGGTCGACGGCGTAGACGTATCGAGCATCGGTCTGAAGCGGCTGCGCTCCGCGATCGCAATTATCCCACAGGACCCCGTGCTTTTCAGCGGGACGCTGCGGACCAACCTCGACCCGTTCGACGAGCATACCGATGCTGAGCTGCATGATGCCATGGGCCGCGCctgcctcctcgaggaggaggcgagtAGGCGGTTCACACTCGACATGGCGATTGATGACGAGGGCTCCAATCTGAGTATCGGGGAGCGGTCGCTGGTAAGCCTGGCCCGTGCGCTTGTCAAAGACGCGCGTATTGTTGTGCTGGACGAGGCTACGGCTGCTGTGGACCTCGAGACGGACGCCAAGATCCAGCAGACGATCCGACGCGAGTTCGGCCACAAGACCCTCCTCTGCATAGCCCACAGGTTGCGCACCATCCTCTCGTGGGACCGCATCCTGGTGATGGATGCGGGACAAATTGTCGATTTCGACACACCGCTCGAGTTGTACGATCGCGGAGGACACTTCCGGAGCATGTGCGAGCGCTCGAGTATTAcgcgcgaggagatcgagcgcgcgcggcagGAAGAGACGTTTAGTTGA